A genomic segment from Thermotoga neapolitana DSM 4359 encodes:
- the hydG gene encoding [FeFe] hydrogenase H-cluster radical SAM maturase HydG produces the protein MYVFTRERVESKSFIPEEKIFELLEKTKNPDPARVREIIQKSLDKNRLEPEETATLLNVEDPQLLQEIFEAARTLKERIYGNRIVLFAPLYIGNDCVNDCVYCGFRVSNKVVERKTLTEEQLKEEVKALVSQGHKRLIVVYGEHPKYSPEFIARTIDIVYNTKYGNGEIRRVNVNAAPQTIEGYRIIKSVGIGTFQIFQETYHKKTYLKLHPRGPKSNYNWRLYGLDRAMMAGIDDVGIGALFGLYDWKFEVMGLLYHTIHLEERFGVGPHTISFPRIKPAINTPYSQRPEHIVSDEDFKKLVAIIRLSVPYTGMILTAREPAKLRDEVIKLGVSQIDAGSRIGIGAYSHREDDEDRKRQFTLEDPRPLDQVMRSLLKEGFVPSFCTACYRAGRTGEHFMEFAIPGFVKNFCTPNALFTLQEYLCDYATEETRRIGEEVIEKELQKMNPKIRERVKEGLERIKRGERDVRF, from the coding sequence ATGTACGTGTTCACAAGAGAGCGTGTGGAGAGCAAATCCTTCATACCAGAAGAAAAGATCTTCGAACTTCTAGAAAAGACAAAAAATCCCGATCCTGCAAGAGTCAGGGAGATCATCCAGAAATCACTGGATAAGAACAGACTAGAGCCAGAAGAGACCGCAACACTTTTGAACGTGGAAGATCCTCAACTTCTTCAGGAGATATTCGAGGCGGCCCGCACTCTGAAGGAGAGAATATACGGAAACAGGATCGTTCTCTTTGCACCGCTCTACATAGGAAACGACTGCGTCAACGACTGTGTCTACTGCGGTTTCAGAGTCTCCAACAAAGTGGTGGAAAGAAAAACGCTCACGGAAGAACAGTTGAAAGAAGAAGTCAAAGCCCTCGTCTCCCAGGGCCACAAAAGGCTCATAGTGGTCTACGGAGAGCATCCAAAGTACTCTCCGGAGTTCATCGCAAGAACGATCGACATCGTGTACAACACGAAGTACGGCAACGGTGAGATCAGAAGGGTGAACGTCAACGCTGCACCCCAGACGATAGAGGGCTACAGGATCATAAAGTCCGTGGGAATCGGTACTTTCCAGATCTTTCAGGAAACGTACCACAAAAAGACGTACCTGAAACTCCATCCCAGGGGTCCCAAATCGAACTACAACTGGAGACTTTACGGTCTGGACAGAGCGATGATGGCCGGTATCGACGACGTAGGAATAGGCGCCCTCTTTGGCCTTTACGACTGGAAATTCGAGGTGATGGGACTTCTCTACCACACGATCCACCTCGAGGAGAGGTTCGGAGTGGGACCACACACCATCTCCTTCCCAAGGATAAAACCTGCCATAAACACCCCATATTCACAGAGGCCGGAACACATCGTGAGCGATGAGGACTTCAAAAAACTCGTTGCCATCATACGACTTTCTGTTCCATACACAGGAATGATCCTCACGGCAAGAGAGCCCGCAAAACTCAGGGATGAGGTCATAAAACTCGGTGTCTCACAGATAGACGCCGGCTCAAGAATAGGGATCGGAGCGTACTCTCACAGAGAAGACGACGAGGACAGGAAAAGGCAGTTCACACTCGAAGATCCAAGACCTCTCGACCAGGTGATGAGAAGTCTTCTGAAAGAAGGTTTTGTCCCATCCTTCTGCACCGCATGTTACAGGGCAGGAAGAACGGGAGAACACTTCATGGAGTTTGCAATCCCCGGTTTTGTGAAGAACTTCTGTACACCGAACGCTCTCTTCACGCTCCAGGAGTACCTCTGTGACTACGCAACGGAGGAAACAAGAAGAATAGGAGAAGAGGTCATAGAAAAAGAACTCCAGAAGATGAATCCAAAGATAAGAGAGAGAGTGAAAGAAGGCCTTGAAAGAATAAAGCGCGGTGAGAGGGATGTCAGATTTTAA
- the hydE gene encoding [FeFe] hydrogenase H-cluster radical SAM maturase HydE — protein MTGHEILERLERREFTREVLKEALSRNDKEFNDALFKLADEVRKKYVGDEVHIRAIIEFSNVCRKNCLYCGLRRDNKNLKRYRMTPEEIIERAKLAVQFGAKTIVLQSGEDPYYMPDVISDIVREIKKMGVAVTLSLGEWPREFYEKWKEAGADRYLLRHETANPVLHKKLRPDTSFENRVRCLLTLKELGYETGAGSMVGLPGQTIDDLVDDLLFLKKYDFDMVGIGPFIPHPDTPLANEKKGDFILTLKMVALTRILLPDSNIPATTAMGTIVPGGREITLRCGANVIMPNWTPSPYRQLYQLYPGKICVFEKDTACIPCVMKMIEHLGRRPGRDWGSRKRVFETV, from the coding sequence GTGACAGGACATGAAATTCTGGAAAGACTCGAAAGAAGAGAGTTCACAAGAGAAGTTTTAAAGGAGGCACTCTCCAGAAATGACAAGGAGTTCAACGATGCGCTCTTCAAACTCGCCGATGAGGTGAGAAAGAAATACGTCGGAGACGAGGTTCACATCAGGGCGATCATAGAGTTTTCCAACGTGTGCAGAAAGAACTGTCTCTACTGCGGCCTGAGAAGAGACAACAAGAATTTGAAGAGATACCGAATGACACCGGAAGAGATCATCGAGAGAGCAAAACTTGCCGTTCAGTTCGGAGCAAAAACGATCGTTCTTCAATCCGGAGAAGACCCCTACTACATGCCGGATGTGATCTCAGACATAGTGAGAGAGATAAAGAAGATGGGAGTTGCTGTCACGCTGAGTCTTGGAGAGTGGCCAAGAGAATTTTACGAAAAGTGGAAGGAGGCAGGAGCAGACAGGTACCTTCTGAGGCACGAAACGGCAAACCCCGTTCTTCACAAAAAACTGAGACCGGACACATCCTTCGAAAACAGAGTGAGGTGCCTTCTCACCCTGAAGGAACTCGGCTATGAAACGGGAGCCGGATCGATGGTGGGCCTTCCGGGACAGACGATAGATGACCTTGTGGATGACCTTCTGTTTCTGAAGAAATACGATTTCGACATGGTGGGAATAGGCCCCTTCATCCCTCACCCGGATACACCACTTGCGAATGAAAAGAAGGGAGATTTCATCCTCACACTGAAGATGGTGGCACTCACAAGAATCCTTCTTCCAGACTCCAACATCCCGGCAACTACCGCCATGGGAACGATCGTTCCAGGTGGTAGAGAGATCACGCTCAGGTGTGGAGCAAACGTCATCATGCCCAACTGGACCCCTTCACCGTACAGACAGCTCTACCAGCTCTACCCCGGAAAGATCTGTGTCTTCGAAAAGGACACCGCGTGCATCCCCTGTGTTATGAAGATGATAGAACACCTTGGAAGAAGACCGGGAAGAGACTGGGGCAGTAGAAAAAGGGTCTTTGAAACGGTCTGA
- a CDS encoding TM1266 family iron-only hydrogenase system putative regulator, whose translation MEKRFYILTIVVEDRERAYRHVNELLHNFSEDILLRVGYPVKEENMAIIFLVLKTDNDTMGALSGKLGQIPGVRVKTVPLKR comes from the coding sequence TTGGAGAAGAGATTCTACATACTCACTATCGTCGTGGAAGACAGAGAAAGAGCCTACCGACATGTGAACGAACTTCTTCACAACTTCTCTGAAGACATACTCCTCAGGGTTGGATACCCCGTCAAAGAGGAGAACATGGCGATCATATTCCTCGTTTTGAAGACAGACAACGACACGATGGGGGCCCTCTCCGGAAAACTCGGCCAGATTCCCGGGGTCCGTGTGAAGACGGTCCCACTGAAGAGGTGA
- a CDS encoding endo-1,4-beta-xylanase, translating to MRSLLRLCLFLVLVSALVTGGEIMNFEREEEGVSPFGRAVVTLSQDVSFRGVYSLKVDGRTSLWDGVEFDLTGKVSPGKEYRVFFYVYQTSNTPQLFSVLSRVVDESGERYEILLDKVVTPDVWKKMELIFTSPQRAEKFSLIVASPERTNFPFYIDELQLSSPDEVQEPPPVLHCSFESETAEGWIPRGNAKLQVTSRVSHTGRNALFISERSASWEGTQFDLKSIVKPGKTYTFEMWVYQDSGSPVGILMRMTRKFENEITTKHPIWLYGRTVPSGKWVKLFGIFGLPEGIDVDQLVLYVYTDGSNTDFYVDDVKIYDKPLVSFEEDVPSLKEIFKDQFKIGAGISEKSILTPFDLEFLKKHFNSVTERNNMKPVNLLAGVENGRLKFDFSLADLFVDTALKNGISVRGHTLVWHNQTPEWFFKDENGNLLSKEEMTERLREYIHTVVGHFKGKVYAWDVVNEAVDPNQPDGLRRSTWYQIMGPDYIELAFRFAREADPNAKLFYNDYNTFEPKKRDIIYNLVKSLKEKGLIDGIGMQCHISLATDIRQIEEAIKKFSTIPGIEIHITELDISVYRDSTSNYSEAPRTALIEQAHKMAQLFKIFKKYSNVITNVTFWGLKDDYSWRATRRNDWPLIFDKDYQAKLAYWAIVAPEVLPPLPKESKISEGEAVVVGMMDDSYMMSKPIEIYDEEGNVKATIRAIWKDSTIYVYGEVQDATKKPAEDGVAIFINPNNERTPYLQPDDTYVVLWTNWKSEVNREDVEVKKFVGPGFRRYSFEMSITIPGVEFKKDSYIGFDVAVIDDGKWYSWSDTTNSQKTNTMNYGTLKLEGVMVATAKYGTPVIDGEIDDIWNTTEEIETKSVAMGSLEKNATAKVRVLWDEENLYVLAIVKDPVLNKDNSNPWEQDSVEIFIDENNHKTGYYEDDDAQFRVNYMNEQSFGTGASAARFKTAVKLIEGGYIVEAAIKWKTIKPSPNTVIGFNVQVNDANEKGQRVGIISWSDPTNNSWRDPSKFGNLKLLK from the coding sequence ATGAGGTCTCTTCTGAGATTGTGTCTTTTCCTTGTTCTTGTGAGCGCTCTTGTCACTGGAGGTGAAATCATGAACTTTGAAAGGGAGGAAGAAGGGGTTTCACCCTTTGGAAGGGCAGTTGTTACACTCTCACAGGACGTTTCCTTCAGAGGAGTTTACTCCCTGAAAGTGGATGGCAGAACTTCACTCTGGGATGGAGTGGAGTTTGACCTCACTGGAAAGGTTTCACCGGGGAAAGAGTACAGGGTTTTCTTTTATGTGTACCAGACGTCGAACACACCTCAACTCTTCAGCGTTCTTTCCAGAGTTGTGGATGAAAGTGGAGAAAGGTACGAGATACTCCTCGATAAAGTCGTCACACCGGATGTCTGGAAGAAGATGGAACTGATCTTCACGTCACCTCAGAGAGCAGAAAAATTCTCGTTGATCGTTGCCTCACCTGAAAGAACGAACTTTCCGTTCTACATCGATGAACTTCAACTCTCCAGTCCGGATGAAGTTCAGGAACCTCCGCCGGTTCTTCACTGCTCCTTCGAGAGTGAAACAGCCGAAGGCTGGATACCCCGGGGAAATGCAAAACTTCAGGTCACTTCCAGGGTTTCTCACACCGGTAGAAACGCCCTTTTCATCTCTGAAAGGTCTGCCAGCTGGGAGGGAACACAGTTCGATCTGAAAAGCATCGTAAAACCAGGAAAGACCTACACCTTTGAGATGTGGGTGTATCAGGATTCTGGAAGCCCTGTCGGTATCCTCATGAGGATGACACGAAAGTTCGAGAACGAAATCACAACGAAGCATCCTATCTGGCTGTACGGGAGAACGGTTCCGTCAGGAAAGTGGGTGAAGCTGTTTGGTATCTTTGGACTCCCAGAAGGAATAGACGTGGATCAACTTGTTCTTTACGTCTACACGGATGGCTCGAACACAGACTTCTACGTCGACGATGTGAAGATCTACGACAAACCGCTTGTATCGTTCGAAGAGGATGTACCTTCCCTGAAAGAGATCTTCAAGGATCAATTCAAAATCGGTGCCGGGATCTCCGAAAAATCCATCCTCACTCCCTTTGACCTTGAGTTTCTCAAAAAGCACTTCAACAGTGTCACGGAGAGGAACAACATGAAACCGGTGAATCTGCTCGCCGGTGTTGAAAATGGCAGGCTGAAGTTTGACTTTTCACTCGCTGATCTGTTCGTTGACACAGCGCTTAAGAACGGGATCTCCGTGAGGGGCCACACACTGGTATGGCACAATCAGACACCCGAGTGGTTCTTCAAAGACGAAAATGGAAACCTTCTGAGCAAAGAAGAGATGACAGAAAGGCTCAGAGAATACATACACACCGTTGTTGGACACTTCAAGGGGAAGGTCTACGCATGGGACGTTGTGAACGAAGCGGTCGATCCGAACCAGCCGGATGGGCTGAGAAGATCGACGTGGTATCAGATCATGGGGCCTGACTACATAGAACTTGCGTTCAGGTTTGCAAGGGAAGCAGATCCCAATGCGAAACTCTTCTACAACGACTACAACACCTTCGAACCCAAAAAGAGAGACATCATCTACAACCTTGTGAAGAGTCTCAAGGAGAAAGGACTCATCGATGGAATAGGCATGCAGTGTCACATCAGTCTTGCAACGGACATCAGGCAGATCGAAGAGGCCATCAAAAAGTTCAGCACTATCCCCGGTATAGAAATTCACATAACCGAACTCGATATAAGCGTCTACAGAGATTCCACTTCCAACTACTCAGAAGCACCAAGGACAGCTCTCATCGAGCAGGCCCACAAGATGGCACAACTTTTCAAGATCTTCAAGAAGTACAGCAACGTGATCACGAACGTCACGTTCTGGGGTCTCAAAGACGACTACTCCTGGAGGGCAACAAGAAGAAACGACTGGCCACTGATCTTTGACAAAGATTATCAGGCAAAACTCGCTTACTGGGCGATTGTGGCTCCCGAAGTACTTCCACCCCTTCCAAAAGAGAGCAAGATCTCCGAAGGAGAAGCAGTGGTGGTGGGAATGATGGACGATTCCTACATGATGTCGAAGCCGATAGAGATCTACGATGAAGAAGGGAACGTGAAGGCAACGATCAGGGCGATATGGAAAGACAGCACGATCTACGTATACGGAGAGGTTCAGGACGCGACGAAGAAGCCAGCGGAAGATGGAGTAGCGATCTTCATCAACCCGAACAACGAAAGAACACCATACCTGCAGCCGGATGACACCTACGTTGTGCTGTGGACGAACTGGAAGAGTGAGGTCAACAGGGAAGACGTAGAGGTGAAGAAATTCGTTGGGCCTGGATTCAGGAGGTACAGTTTTGAGATGTCGATCACGATACCTGGTGTGGAGTTCAAGAAAGACAGTTACATAGGGTTCGATGTAGCGGTGATAGACGACGGGAAATGGTACAGCTGGAGCGACACGACGAACAGCCAGAAGACGAACACGATGAACTACGGAACGCTGAAACTTGAGGGAGTGATGGTGGCGACGGCGAAATACGGAACACCGGTCATCGATGGAGAGATCGACGATATCTGGAACACGACGGAGGAGATAGAGACGAAATCGGTTGCGATGGGATCACTGGAGAAGAACGCAACGGCGAAGGTGAGGGTGCTGTGGGACGAGGAGAATCTGTACGTTCTTGCGATAGTGAAGGATCCGGTTTTGAACAAAGACAACAGCAATCCTTGGGAGCAGGATTCGGTGGAGATCTTCATAGACGAGAACAACCACAAGACAGGCTACTACGAAGACGATGATGCGCAGTTTAGGGTGAACTACATGAACGAGCAGTCGTTTGGGACGGGAGCGAGTGCGGCGAGGTTCAAGACGGCGGTGAAGTTGATCGAAGGAGGCTACATAGTAGAGGCAGCCATCAAGTGGAAGACGATCAAGCCGAGTCCGAACACGGTGATAGGCTTCAACGTGCAGGTGAACGATGCGAACGAGAAAGGTCAGAGGGTTGGTATCATCTCCTGGAGTGATCCAACGAACAACAGCTGGAGAGATCCTTCAAAGTTCGGAAACCTGAAACTCCTGAAATGA
- a CDS encoding phosphate ABC transporter substrate-binding protein PstS, which yields MKRLFVLLFAMVSVFLVAKTLVIKGSNTVFPIAQLWIEEFKKVHPDVQVTLEGAGSSTGIAALFNGTADIANSSRWLKPEEIERMNKEGKYFIPFLVGFDGIAIVVNKKLGIDDISIETLKKIYTGEIQYWSQVNPNLPRKRIVVYSRNTASGTYETFENKVLGGARMAPYVRMVESTQIEIENVARNPYAIAYVGVGYVTDDVKVLKVNGIYPTKENILKGKYPLARPLFMFVDATNGFPEMGSLVFEYIMFAFSKKGQELLEKAGYVAAYGW from the coding sequence ATGAAGAGGCTCTTTGTTTTGCTCTTTGCGATGGTATCGGTTTTCCTTGTAGCAAAAACGCTCGTCATCAAGGGCTCCAACACGGTCTTTCCCATCGCACAGCTGTGGATCGAGGAGTTCAAGAAGGTTCATCCCGATGTTCAGGTGACGCTCGAAGGTGCAGGATCTTCCACGGGGATAGCCGCCCTCTTCAACGGAACCGCAGACATCGCCAACTCCAGCAGATGGCTCAAACCTGAAGAGATCGAACGAATGAACAAAGAAGGAAAGTACTTCATACCGTTCCTCGTTGGATTCGACGGGATAGCCATCGTCGTGAACAAAAAACTTGGAATCGACGACATCTCCATAGAGACGTTGAAGAAGATCTACACCGGTGAGATCCAGTACTGGTCTCAGGTGAACCCGAATCTTCCAAGAAAAAGGATCGTCGTTTACTCGAGAAACACCGCCTCTGGAACCTACGAAACCTTTGAAAACAAGGTCCTCGGTGGTGCGAGGATGGCACCCTACGTGAGAATGGTCGAGAGCACCCAAATCGAGATAGAAAACGTGGCACGAAATCCTTACGCCATCGCCTACGTCGGTGTTGGATACGTCACTGACGACGTGAAAGTTCTGAAGGTGAACGGCATCTACCCGACGAAGGAAAACATCCTGAAGGGGAAGTATCCGCTAGCAAGACCGCTCTTCATGTTCGTCGATGCGACGAACGGCTTTCCTGAAATGGGAAGTCTTGTCTTCGA
- a CDS encoding ATP-binding protein, which yields MYDQIIERLEIQMNRMISYLPEKRRLFFQDLEERFTPRAILLYGPRGTGKTTFLLSMAKKNGFLYVSGDDLSLLNVSFHELAQEILKNYPGIVIDEVHFLKNWSVILKVLYDTFPGKTIWVSDSSSIVMKKGTSDLSRRFVLMKLPLMSFREFIHFETGKVLEKLNSPFVPLSDYAASLMKQVDVMSLFRDYREKGTRPFYREGNFRERMMNILDKTIYYDIPHLIGTVTENHIGVMKAIVGHLLYSRIPTINIESMSREWGVGKQKLYQLLHVMEEIELVNIVRKERAEKPFSKGSKIFLADPSMYHVFEGETGNFREAFVVFALKEKGKIYASKNEEEADFIFEGMKLEVGGKRKKRKSSDFVIRDDIDLPVRNSIPMWVLGMLW from the coding sequence ATGTACGATCAGATCATAGAGAGATTGGAGATTCAAATGAACAGAATGATCAGTTACTTACCTGAGAAGAGAAGATTGTTTTTTCAGGATCTGGAGGAGAGGTTTACGCCCAGGGCGATTCTTCTCTATGGTCCACGCGGCACAGGAAAAACCACGTTTCTTCTGTCCATGGCAAAAAAGAACGGTTTCCTCTACGTCTCAGGTGATGATTTATCACTGCTGAACGTTTCCTTCCACGAACTTGCACAGGAGATTTTAAAGAATTACCCGGGAATTGTGATCGACGAAGTCCATTTCCTGAAAAACTGGAGTGTTATCCTCAAGGTCCTGTACGATACCTTCCCGGGCAAAACGATATGGGTGAGCGACAGCAGTTCTATAGTGATGAAAAAGGGAACCTCAGATCTTTCAAGAAGATTCGTCCTGATGAAGCTTCCCCTCATGTCCTTCAGAGAGTTCATTCATTTTGAGACCGGAAAAGTTCTGGAGAAATTGAACTCCCCATTCGTACCGCTCTCGGATTATGCAGCCAGTTTAATGAAACAGGTCGATGTGATGAGTTTATTCAGGGATTATCGTGAGAAAGGAACAAGACCCTTTTACAGGGAGGGGAACTTCAGGGAGAGAATGATGAACATTTTGGACAAAACCATATACTACGATATACCGCACCTCATCGGTACCGTAACTGAGAATCACATCGGGGTCATGAAGGCAATCGTTGGGCATCTTCTCTATTCCAGAATCCCCACAATAAACATCGAGTCCATGAGCAGAGAATGGGGTGTGGGAAAGCAGAAACTGTACCAACTCCTTCATGTGATGGAGGAGATAGAACTTGTGAACATCGTCCGGAAAGAGAGAGCAGAAAAACCGTTTTCGAAAGGCTCGAAGATATTCCTGGCAGATCCCTCCATGTACCACGTCTTCGAAGGAGAAACGGGAAATTTCAGAGAAGCGTTCGTTGTTTTCGCCCTGAAAGAGAAAGGGAAAATATACGCTTCGAAAAACGAAGAAGAGGCCGATTTCATTTTCGAGGGGATGAAACTCGAGGTTGGAGGAAAAAGGAAAAAGAGAAAATCCAGTGATTTCGTGATCAGAGACGACATCGATCTTCCCGTCAGAAATTCCATTCCCATGTGGGTGCTTGGAATGTTGTGGTGA
- the aar gene encoding bifunctional L-alanine/L-glutamate racemase, translating into MNIDDILFSYGEEDVPFKALSFPIFETTNFYFDSFDEMSKALRNGDYEYVYNRGSNPTTRLVERKLATLERCEDARLVSSGMSAISLSILHFLNSEDHVVCVDEAYSWAKRFFNYLSRKFGIQVTFVPPDADRVLEAITKKTKLIYLESPTSMRMRVIDIRKVTKVAKELGIKTIIDNTWASPIFQNPKILGVDVVVHSATKYISGHGDVMAGVIAGDKEDMIGIFQEEFKNIGPVLSPIESWLILRGLRTLEIRMKKHYENALVVSDFLMDHPKILEVNYPMNPRSLQYELASSQMSGGSGLMSFRLKTESVEKVKEFVESLKVFRMAVSWGSHENLVVPRVAYGDCPKEDVNLIRIHVGIGNPEKLVEDLDRALKKI; encoded by the coding sequence ATGAACATAGACGACATCCTGTTCTCGTACGGGGAAGAAGATGTCCCTTTCAAAGCGCTGTCTTTTCCCATCTTCGAGACCACGAATTTTTATTTTGACAGTTTCGACGAGATGTCGAAGGCCCTCAGAAACGGAGACTACGAGTACGTATACAACAGGGGAAGCAATCCAACGACGAGGCTGGTTGAGAGGAAACTTGCCACTCTGGAAAGGTGTGAGGATGCCCGCCTTGTCTCCTCTGGAATGAGTGCCATCTCCCTTTCCATCCTTCATTTTTTGAACTCGGAAGACCACGTGGTTTGTGTGGACGAGGCGTACTCCTGGGCAAAGAGGTTCTTCAATTACCTTTCCAGGAAGTTCGGCATCCAGGTAACCTTCGTTCCCCCGGATGCAGACAGAGTTCTTGAGGCGATCACGAAAAAGACAAAACTCATCTACCTTGAAAGCCCCACGAGCATGAGAATGAGGGTCATCGACATCAGAAAGGTCACGAAAGTAGCAAAAGAACTTGGAATAAAAACCATAATAGACAACACGTGGGCTTCTCCCATTTTCCAGAACCCGAAGATCCTCGGAGTGGACGTGGTGGTTCACTCTGCAACGAAGTACATCTCAGGCCATGGCGACGTGATGGCGGGTGTGATCGCAGGAGACAAAGAGGACATGATCGGAATTTTCCAGGAGGAGTTCAAAAACATCGGGCCTGTTCTTTCCCCAATAGAGTCGTGGCTCATTCTGAGAGGACTCAGAACACTGGAGATCCGAATGAAAAAGCACTACGAGAACGCTCTCGTGGTGTCTGACTTTCTCATGGATCATCCGAAAATTCTTGAAGTGAACTATCCGATGAATCCAAGATCACTCCAGTACGAACTTGCCTCGTCACAGATGAGCGGTGGGTCTGGTCTGATGAGTTTTCGACTGAAAACAGAGAGTGTGGAGAAGGTGAAGGAGTTCGTCGAGAGTTTGAAGGTCTTCAGGATGGCGGTGAGCTGGGGAAGTCATGAAAACCTCGTTGTTCCAAGAGTAGCGTACGGTGACTGTCCTAAGGAGGACGTGAACCTCATCAGGATACATGTTGGCATCGGAAATCCTGAGAAACTCGTGGAAGACCTCGATCGGGCACTCAAAAAAATATGA